The window GGCCATCtccctttccagctgcagctcctgaacCTGTGGAATTCAGGAATGGTGAGCGTGGGaaagggggacagggacaccccggaGCCACCTCCTGGCACGAACCTCCTGGGATTCCAAAGCCAAGCGCTCGATCTCCTGGGaatcctcctgcagctcccggAGCTCCTCCACCGTCCGGTTCCTGAGCGTGTCCATCCTCCCAGGCTCCTGGCACaaggaaaaagaggcaaatcaaCACCCAAATCCAGCTGGGAAGAGGTTTCCAGCTGAAATCCAGGCTTGTTGAAGTCCTCGGAACAGCTGTGCCAGGTTCTGTgaacagagaggggaaaacaaCATTCCCACTGATTCCGGTGTGGGGAAAGCCTTTGCCCCCTTTCCCAAGCCCATCTGGATGGAATTCTGTGTGTTCCAGGGTGTTGTGTGAAGGAAaaatccacccacagccccagctggatgCCCCCATCCCAGAATCCTTCTCATTCCAGgctccatcccaccccaccaAGGAACCCGGGAtctgagcacagggctgggaaggacCTCAGGGATCACCCACTTCCATCCTCCTGCCGTGGAATCTGGGGAAATAACAGCAAGATCGGGGGAAATGATGGACTTCCTGCACCACATCCGTGATTTATGCCGGGTATTCCCAGCTGTCAGGTATGTTCAGCAAGGGTCCCGTGTCTGGTGTGAATTCCATGAGGAATTATGTGGGAATGCCCTAAAAACCAGGGAAGCACAACACACCTGCGCTGTCCTGTTGGCTCCCAGCTCTTCTATCTCCCATGCAGGTGGAGCATCCCCAGGATATTCCGGGAATATCCGCCGGGAACGCCACGACAGCCACGCGGAGGCTCGGGCTTGCCCAATCCGCGATCCAGATAAACCTGTccgaggggaaaaaatgggaatgaaGTCCCGCGCAGCAGGTGTGGGGCAGAAGTCACCTGATTTGGGGCGTTGTGGTTTTTTTAGGGGGGTATTAGTTAAGTTTCATGGAGTTTAAGCGGGAAGAGTGGGAACGGTGGGAGTGGGGAAGCTTGGGGTGGACTCTGGGAAGAATCCACAGGCGCTCACGAAGGTGGACGCTAAGGGCTGCCCACTTTTGGGCCTGCAGCGAGCACggcggcgggagcagcgccGTTCTGCCCGTTCTCCCGCTGTTATTCCCGTTATTCCCGTTATTCCCGTTCCCGGCCCTCTCCCGGACTCACCGAGGCGCCACCGGGACCCTCTGCCCGGCCCCGCTTCCGGGTTCCGGCGTACAGCGGAAGTGGGCGGGGCCACTGCGGGCTGGGCGGGAGGGGCGCTCTTCCCGCCCCCCCCCGGGCGTGAGGGGGGTGGTTCCTCCCAGCGCCGCCATGTTGAGGGGGGCGGGAACACGCATCaatttaatggatttttttttaatcagtaatCGCTCTTTGCCTTCCCGCGGGGCTCTCCCCGAGCTGTAGGTGCTCTAGGAATAATATCCTTCGTGTTTCTGGTGTGCAAGGGGCTCcgggagagctggagaggggttTTGGAGAAGGGGGAAAGGCTCCGCATGGACACAAGGCGGGTTTAAGTTAAATATTGGGAATAtatccttccctgtgagggggGCAAAGCgaggtgcccagagaagctgcagttgCCCCATACctggagtgtccaaggccaggttggaatTGGTTTAGGAAGCACGTACAGACCTCGGCAGCATCCCAAAAAATCCTATAATGTCTGGTTCATCCAGCTGGATCCAAGAGATCAAAGCAAATCCCTCTGGGATACCTGGTTAGTGCCTGCCCAAATAACACAGGAACATTCCCGAGAAAGCTCCAGTCCCATCACCCACTCCACAAATCCAGCTTTTCCCAAGTGTGATTAGAAAATTCTCCACTTTTCCAGCAGTAATTCCCAAAGCCCGAGCGAGGATGAGGCGGGGAAGAGCTCCCTCAtttctgctcctccaggagcctttggaagCCCAGGCAAGGTCACCCAGCTGTTCCAGAAGTGCCGGGGTCTGGGAAAGGCGCCTCTGATCCCGTCACCTGAGGGCTGTTGTGTAACCAATGGGAGTCATATGATCCCAAATAATTCTGGATAAACCAAGGTCGACTTGTTCCCAGCGTGCCTGATAACCGGGTCAAACCCCCAGTGccatgggaaagaaaagggactTGGCTTtccaaagggggaaaaaaattccaagctTCTTCTGGAGCAGTTTCCCCAGgccaggaaaagctgggaaaaatgtttaattaacattttatatCAAAACGTAAGGTttgaggagaggggaaaatcGTGGTTGAATTTGCAcggaagaaatggaaaaaatcccatttaaaaGGGGTTATCCAGAAACAAATCTGGGATAAACAGGGATATTCCTATTAGCTGCTTATTAATATCCTTAATTTCCTCAAAAGATGGTTCCCcatgttttttccccttggatGGCGTCCTAATCCCAGCCAAAAATCGCCCACAGCAGGTAGGAAAAGGTGACCTGAGGCACCCAGAGGACCTGTTCCACAGAATTCCATTCCCACAAGGATCGGCCAACATCCCTGGGCTTCCTTGATAagttaattaaatatttttaatcccGTCCTGGAAACCTGACACCTCGGGAGCGTCAGATTTCCCTCCTTTCATCTGACAGCTCCGATAAAGCACCCGGGTGATAAAAGCCTTTGGGGAAAGGGACAAGAAAAAACTGGGAACTGGGCCTGGAAAAGTTGACTTCATTAATCCATTTCCAAGAAAAGCTCTGTCTCCataaggggatttttttggggagTCTGCAGAGATAAAATTAAGGAAGTTTTGTCAGGACAAGTTTTGATGTCCCTAAAGCCTGAAAATCCCTGTTTGATCCAGAGGGCAATTCCAGTGGAAGTTGAATTCATCCCAAGGTGCGTTTCCACAtcaaaaaatctgaattttcccTGTAAGATCTTAAGTTTTGGGAGGATTTTATTGCCTGGGAATCCTCACCCAGCCCCGGCTGCATCAACTAGGAGGAAAAGCTTCCAGGGCCATCTTTGCAGCTGGGGGTTTTTGGGATCTCTGCATGCTGTGGTGCCCTCTGGTGCCAAGGAAAGCTGTGGCAGGGAGGCCACCTGCTCCCATCCCATGAGgtcccagcactgggatggaTTATTCCAGGATCTCAtgccctccctttcccccccaAGGTTGGGAAAATCCAGGATTTCTCTCTGAGGAAGCCGTTTCATGCCCTAAAAGGGATTATTTTTCCATCCTCACAGATCTTATTCTGGATTTAATTAGTGCTAAATagcaattcccatttttttccccagtcctGAGTTCCACAGCTTCTTCCTTTTGTGGGTACCATCCATCCAAAAATCCATCCCTGTTGGATCCATTGTTCTGCTTAGATGGGGTTTACCAGCAGCACAGTAAGGTTGTCCTAAAGCTTCCCATAATTAGGcaaatgttgggtttttttcattggaAAAACAGGAGTCCTGATCCCTGGGGATGGCAGTTCTGGGAATTCAATGGATAAAtagctctgggaaaaaaaaaaaaaaaaaaaaaaaaaaggaggaaaagttGGTAACTCCAAAATCTACACGGACACATTCCAGGTTGGTttctccaacctggccttggacacttccagggatggggcagccacagcttctctgggaaatccattccagggcCTCGCCAGCCTCCCAGGTAAGagtttcttcccaatatcccttTTTCCAATTTggagccattccccttgtcctgtcactccattCCCACATCCCAAGTCCCTGAACTGGGGGAGAGCTGGGACGAGCTGAGGGAAAGGCAAGCTCCAGATGCCTCTGGATGAAGGTCACAGGAGCAGGATTGGGCACCTTGGCTTGGGTCGTGGCACCACGTGCTGGATCCATGGATTCAGGAGCGGTCACCTTGTCCTGAGGGAGATCAAAGGCTCCCTAAGGCTGGAGCTGGCATTCCTCCCTTGGAATCAGCCCCATCCCGGCTGGGAATGATGGAAGAGTCTGAGGATACAGGGCTAGGTTGCACTGGGGGAGTGAAGTGAAGAAGAACCTCGATGGGGAATGGTGGGATAAAAAGGATGGAGCACTGGATTATTTatccctgaggaaaaaaaaaaggaggatggGATGTGTTGTAGGGGGCTGGAAAGGAGGAAGTGCTGGCTGATTCCCAGAATGGAAAATCTGGACCTGGCAGGCTGAAAATCCTTCATGGGGCCTTggcaagaggaggaggagaaggatcTGGAGAGACCTtggagcctcttccagtgctttaagaagctccaggagagctggagagggactttggaaaaggacctggagtgacaggacaaaggggaacGGCTTCCTACTGCCAGAAgacagggttagatgggatagggggaagaaattcttccttgtgagggtggtgaggcatccctgggaatggaattcccagggaagctgtggctgccccattcctggaagcaTCTGGCTCAAACCCTCCAGCAAGGAATTAGAGCGTTCAGGGTACAGACAATCCTGCATTCGCACCACCTCCCACAGAATACCCAGGAGTGCTTCCCACCCATCCCAGCCTACCCGTGGCCTGAATTCCCCCTGGAGTACGGGGATCCCCTGGCTTGACATTCCCCCCTCCCCGTCTTCCTTAAGGACGTTGTGATAACCATCCCAGGAGCAGTTTGCCTTTCTTATCGGGGCCTCCGGCCAAACACCGGAGCCGGGATATAaggagcggggccgggaccgGAGGCGCATTTTCCTTGAGCTCCCACCatgaagctgctcctgctcctcctcgcCCTGGTGGGCCTGGCCCAGGGCTTACAGACCAGGTGAGCCCCAGGGGGTCTCCGGAACAGGGATGTGAGATGATCCCGGTGGCACATCCCGGTGATGCATCCTGGTCCCCGTCCGCAGGGTGCCGCTGAAGAAGATGAAGTCGCTGcggcagaggctgcaggagcaggggttGCTGGAAAGTTTCCTGGAGCAGCATCCCTCCAACCTGGCTGCCAAGTATTTCCCAGGCATCGCTGTGGAGTCCCTGGAGAACTACATGGATGTGAGGAGCTGGGATCAGGGAGCACAAGGGAGCACTGGCTCCTTCCCTATCCCACTGGCCTTTTATCCATCCCCCTagtcccttccccatccctttAACTCATCCCATTAGCCCCATGCCCATTCTCCTTTCCCCATCCCATTAACCCATTCCCATTCCAACAGGATGAGTACTTTGGCACCATCTCCATTGGGACCCCACCCCAAGAATTCACCGTGGTCTTTGACACGGGCTCCTCCAACCTCTGGGTTCCCTCAGTcttctgctccagcccagcctgcagtaGGTGTCCGGAATGAGGCTGGAATGTGTCTTTTGGGAatcctcccaagggacaaatcCCATGCCgtcttcctccttcccacctcccAGGGAATCACCACCGTTTCAATCCCGCGGAGTCCTCCACATTCCTCAGCACCAATGACACCCTGTTCATCGCCTACGGCACGGGGAGCATGACCGGAATCCTGGGATACGACACTGTCAACGTACGGCCGGGCGCTCCAGCCCCCTCATCCCGTGGGATTCCGGGGGCTCGTGCCCGATCCGCGCCTgtctcctctctcccaggttGCCGGCATCAACGTCCACAACCAGATTTTTGGGCTGGCTGAGACGGAGCCGGGGGATTTCTTCTACTACACCCCCTTTGACGGCATCCTGGGATTGGCATTCCCGAGCATCGCCTCCTCCGGAGCCACCCCTGTCTTTGACAACATGATGATAGAAAACCTCGTGGACAGGCATCTTTTCTCCGTCTACCTGAGCAGGTAAATCCCAGCCAAAGCTGCTGAgcatttctccctttttcctcaCACTGGCCCCAATTCCCAATGGGAATGGGGGTGTTGTTGCCCTGGGAACCACCCCAAATGGATCCCCCTTTCCAGGGACGGCCAGGATGGGAGCTTTGTCCTCTTCGGTGCCATTGATCCCTACTACACCACCAGAGGCATCTCCTGGATCCCTCTCTCTGCCGAAACCTACTGGCAGATCACCATGGAGAGGTATTCCCAgtattccctgccctgcagccggTGTTTTGGGGAGTCCAGGCTCACCCTGCATCCCTCTCTCCCCAGTGTCTCCATCAGCGGGGCTCCGGTGGCCTGTTCCTCGGGATGCCAGGCCATCGTGGACACAGGAACCACTCTGCTGGCCGTTCCTACCCGGGCCTTCCGGACCCTCATGAGGCGCCTCGGCGCCAGCTCCAGTGGCGAGGTGAGGCCTCAGAGTGCTCCCTGGGATGTTtgatcccagctggaatggCTGCTAACCTGCTCTGTCCTCCCCAGATCAGCTGTGAGGCCGTCAGGAACCTTCCCAACCTCATCTTCCACATCCACGGCAGAGAATTCCCGGTGCCTCCCAGAGCCTACGTGATAAGGGTGAGCATCTCACTGGGAACAGGGTTGTGGGGATAGAGGGGAGGGATCCAACAGCTGGTGACCACCCCATTCCCTGTCCTCGGAGCAGAGTAACGGGTACTGCACCCTGGGATTGCAAGGCATGGATACTCCCACGGAGGAGGGCGAGCTCTGGATCCTGGGGGATGTCTTTATCCGTGAATATTACGTCATCTTCGACAGGGCCAACAACAAggtggggctgtccccgctgccctgagctgggacGGGAATCCCAGGTGTTCCCGGCTCGGTGGCTGGCAGGGCTTGTCCCTTTCCCGGCGGTCCTGCCACCACCGAGGACAATAAAGGTGTGGAGAAGCCCCCCTGTGCCGTGTCTCTCTGGGAAGGCCACCACATCCCTGGGAATGTGGCGTGTCCCTGGTGTCACCCTCAGCTGCACTCGTCAAggatgtccctgtgtccccacgaTGGGAGCCTGGATGTGGCTCTGCTCATCCCTGAGGAGCTCCCAGGCTTGGGGACCCGGGGCAGGACGTGTCCCTCCTGTCACCAAACCCCGCTCAGGGTGTGGGGGCTGAacacctccagcactgccctcatCATCCTGGAAAGCCCCTTATCCCAaaattcccagaggacaagcCCCAGGGCTCCACGTGCTGGCAGGCGCAGGGATGAGGGACAGGGAATAAATACCAGAGTGACTTTATTGGTGGCAGGGGGTcagctgccccctccccagggccaggCCTGCTGGTCCTGCAGacccccttttcctcctttccttcatcctcctcctcctcacggCGTTCCGGGCACACCTGGCACCTGGAACCTGGGGCTGTCCGAGGGCACCGCAGAGGGATCCTCGTTCCTGGGGGATCCCTGAGCCTCAGGGCTGCCCGTGGGATCGGGGGGGACTGTGGCCTCACAGAGGGGCTCGGGGGGCACAGCGGGTGCCGAGGGGTATCCAGAGGCACTCGGAGTGGTCGCAGGGGgctccccagcaccccaaatccctggagAGGGGCCGAGGGGGGGGAGTGTGGtgggaagcaggagctgtgccaggcgGTAGCGGAGGGGTTGAGGGGTGCCAGGGGGTGAATCTTCAGGGACTGGGGACTGGGATGAGAACGGGGGTGAGGATGGGGActgggatgaggatgaggatggggatgaggacAGGTCAcggccctgcagcaggagctggatgcCTGTGGCTGACAGAGGGAGGATTTTGGTCAGCACCCACCTCTTTCCCAGGACCCCCAGTCCAGAGGGGGCACATCCAAGTGCCCAGGGGATGGATCCAGGGATCCCATTACCTGGGCAGGATGGGCAGCAGCCCACGGGCAGCGtggggggctcagagcaggagcGGGGGCATGGCCTCTCCTCACAGCTCACCTCTCCAAGCTGGAAAAACAGGGatcagccagccctgccagccatTCCTGGGATCcagtggcactggcacagacaTTCTGTGGACACGGGCATCCCATGGGAGTGGGTGGGAGGTCTCACCTGGCAGGTGCAGCGGGTACAGGGCTGTCCCTCGGGAACAAAGCTCTGGCCATTCTTCACCTTCCTGCCCTGGTAGTTGCAGTCTGCAGGGACCAAGGTCCAGACGGGGTTTGGTTGGAGCTcagggggattttgggggagtTTAGGGGATTTTGGGGACTTGCCCAAGCTCGTACCCTCACAGACGGGGCAGCACCGGCCCTCGGGGTGGAAGGGGTAGGAGCACACGATGGCACATTCCAGAGGCGAGCAGGCCACCGAGCCCAGCTGCGAGAGACGGGAGAGATCCCCGAGGGCCGGGCATTAGGAACCCCGGAGCGCCCCCGGAGCTTTTCCCTGCAATGGAGCCAAAAACAGGGCTTCAGCCCACGGGGTGGGAGCCACAAATCCTCTGGGAATGTCTGGCCCAGCCCTCACCAGGCAGATGCAGCTCAGGCAGGGATCCAGCGCCGACGGGAAGGTCTCGTTGTTGGAAAAGGTCCTCCCCATGTAGGTgcagcctgcagggagaggggctcAGGCGGTCCCCGGGCGGCTCAGAATCCCGGCATTCCGGGCGCGCCCTCACCTGCGGAGCAGTCGGGGCAGCACTGCCCGGGAATGCGGATGGGATAAGGACACGTCTCCACGCAGTCCGTGTGCTGGCAGCTCACGGAGCCATCTGCCTGCAGGCGGGAACACCCTGACAGACACCTCGGGATTCCCAAACCCGCCGGATTGGGGGGATTTAGGGCTTGCCAGGCCACGGGCATCCTGAgggtgggaatggggcaggagCCGTGCACTGGGGCAGGAATAGGGAAGAGGGAATTAAGCAGAGCAGGTTCTCATTCACCTGGCAGATGCATAACTCACAGGGATCGCCCGGAGACCAGATCTGTCCGACAGGAAACTCCACGCCGTTGTCATCCAGAAAGCAACCTGGGTAGGATCCCTGTTCCCAGCTGTCCCGTAAAACCtacccttcctgtccccaggggtTCCCTGTATTCCACCCTCCCTGTTCCTAGGTATTCCCCATCTCTCACCCTTCCCATCATCAAGTATCCCCACATTGTACCTAACTGGTGTCCCCCACATCCCACCCTCCTGGTCTCTGGCTGTCTCCCCTCACCccaccctgcccttccccacATCTCATCCCCAAATATCCCAATATCTCACTCTCTCTatccccaggtgtccccccaTCCTCTATCCCAGCTGTTTTTCCCATGTCATGCCACCCCCCTTTCCCCTTGCTTTTCCCCCTcatccctgtccctctctgcccattcccagctgtgtccctcaTCCCGACTCACCGGCAGGGGCCGGAGGGTCCCGGCAGGTGGAGCAGCACTGCCCGGGACCCAGGTGCCGCTGGTGCTGGGGACAGTCCAGCGTGGGGCAGGGAGTGAAGGAACATTCCACCTCTCCTTCCTGGGAAACACGGGAATGGGTCACCTGCTGTCCCTACCACCGGCCCTGAGCAAAGCTGGGATGTCCCCAGCAGGTGCAGGGAAGCACTGGAGTATCCCTGGGGATCTTCATCCCTGGGGATCTTCATCCCTGTGGACCTCCCAGCTTTGGGGATCCTCATCCCTGGGGACATCCAGGGCCCACCTGGCAGATACACGTGGTGCAGTCGTCCCCATCCAGGCTGAACCGGGCTCCGTGTGCATATGTGCGCCCCCGGAAATTGCACTTttctgggaaaaggggaaggagcGGGGCTGGAGAGCCAAGCGTGGCTCTTCCCtaacccccagcccagcccagaggtcctcacagccccaggctgggggtgctgggatCACCTGGattgcaggagcagcagtcagccggagaggggctggggcaggatcCTGGGGGGCATTCCggggagaggcaggagacaTTCCCGGCCTGTGGAGGGGAGTGTGGGGCTGGGAAACAGGACCCTGATTCCCCACGGAGGGATGAAGGAAGGGTGTCATCCGCTGCTGAGCCGGGATGCAGTATGAGGGTCCCCAGGGATAAGGATTTCCAGCTCTGGGAGGTTCCCAGGGATGAGGGGGGATTCTCCCATCCCAATCCAGCTCACCAAGCAGACGCAGACGCTGCAATTCCCGTCGGATGGGGAGAAGACATCGCCCTCGGCCCTGGCCACCCCCTCGTGCAGGCACCCTGTGAGCCATGGGGGTCAGGGGTGTCCCCCTGGGATTTCAAGGGGGGCCATCCTGGGAATTGGGGGGGATCAGGGGGGCCCGGACTCACCGGTGCAAGTGGGGCAGCAACTCCCAGCCGGAGCGGGAAGCgggtgggagcagggaacagagcAGCTCACGGTGTCACAGAGGACTTGTCCCCCCTGCCAGGACAGGTGTGGCTCATCCCAGGTCCTGATGGTGCCACGGGAAGGGGTGGGAGGACGGGATGCTCACCTGGCAGGTGCAGCTCTGGCATCCCGGCTCTGTCCAGTGAGCGCCGGGCTCCCGAGGGATCCCCCGGTGCCAACAATGACCAGACGGCGGGATGGAGGTGCCAGGGGCTCCCAGGGCACGTGGGGATGGTTCAGGgaagagggatggggaggagggagggagctgggtaccaggagctgccacagggaggtggggagagggggagcCCCTCGGGAGCAGGTgggagccaggagggagcaggacaAGGGTGGGTGGAtgctgcagggactgcaggaTGGGCGACGGGGCCAGGATTGATTTGGGGTACCCTGGGGAGGAAATTAGGAAGGCAGAGACGTCActtggggcaggcagggagctgggagcatcCCAGTCAGCTCCCCTAGGCAGGAGAAGGACACGGATACCTTCACAGGACACCTTGTCTGCACTGAGCCGGTATCCGGGCCGGCAGGAGCAGCGGAAGCTGCCGGGAGTGTtgtggcagctgtgctggcaggagcgGCGCGTGCCAGGCCGCCGGCACTCGTCCACATCTGCGGGATAAGGGAAtgtggcaggaggtgctgcaccCTGGGATGTGGCAAAGAGCCTGGAGCACCGGGATGGGCCCTCAGCATGGCCCACGCAGGGATAAGGGTGAGGTGGCAGCACTGTGGTCATGGGCTGATGGACACCTGTATCCCTTGGGATTTGTGGATTTGAGGGAAGGGGTTCTGGCACAGTGCCCACAGGCTCATGACCACCTGCATCACTTGGGATTTATGGCATGGAGAGAGAAGGGGGTGTGGCTTGTGCCCACAGGCTCACAGCTGCCTGCATCCCTTGGGATTCGTGGCATGGAGAAGGATGAGGGTTAAGCATGGTGCTCATACATGCAGGGGCTCAGTGACCACCTCCATCCCTTGGGATTCACGGCGTGGAGAGGGAAGAGGGTGTGGCACAGTGCTCAGGGCCACTTCCATACCCCGGGACTGACAGGCAGGGCCCATCCTGGTGCTCACCTACGCAGGAATGCCGATTCCCGTGGAGGTGGTATCCGGGCCGGCAGGAGCAGCGGTAGCTGCCCACGCTGTTCTCGCAGCGGTGCTGGCATGGCGTGGCCTGGCATTCATCCGTGTCTGGGGGTTGGGATGAGGGTCAGGATCCCTCGGGAGCCCTGGCCGCCCCCCCGGGACCCCGCGCACCCCGGCAGCTGCGGCGGTCCGCAGAGAGCTCCCGGCCGGCGCCGCACTCGCAGGCGAATCCACCCTCCGTGTTCAGGCACGTCCCCTCGCAGGCCGCGCTCTGGCACTCATCGATGtctggggggacacagggaatggtcACATTTGGGGTGAGGGCACCACTGGGATGCCCGCTCCCATCGGGATGCCCGCTCCCATTGGGATATAGCGTTCCCACTGACCGGTGCAGCGGACGCCATTGGCCGTCTCGGCCATGGAGAAGCCGATGGGACACACGCGGGCGACCTCCTGGCAGCCGCCGTGGTTGCAGGACAGGTCACAGCCGTACTCTCCGCAGGTTCCCGGCGGTTCTGGAACACGGATACAGCATCCACAGGGTACCCCAGGACCACCCGCTTCCCACCGCGCTCCATGGatcccccagggatggggacagtgccagggaGAGGTAAGAACGAGCCACGGTCACCTCCATCTCCTGGGATTTGTGGTATGGAAAGGGAAGAGGGTTGGGCACGGTGCCCATGGGTTCACTGCCATCTCCATCCCTTGGGATTCACGGTGTGGAGAGGGAAGGGCATCCGGCACAGCTGCTTGTGTCAGTACCTGGGCAGGTGattccctgctctccatccGGGCACATGCAAAGGTTGGGAGCGATGCAGGAGCCACCACCGCAGCCAAAGGAGCAGAGCGCTGcgggaatgggaacaggagctctgggaatgggaacaggacCCCCGTGAGCCCCCCAGACCCCTCTACTCACGCAGGGTGCACTTCCCGCTGCCAGGGGACAGCATCCAGCCGGGACAACATCCGCTGCCGGAGCCTGGGAAGCAGACGTGGGGCCCCACGCGGCGCCTGTGGGACACCAGAGCCTGAGGCCACCCTGTCCTGAGCCCCGTGCATGGAGCAAAGATCCCAGGAATGCGAGGACAGGAGGACAGTCGGAGCGGTCAGGATGTGCCCACGTACCGGGAAGCAGAGCACGGCACGGATCAGAGGAAGGTAGGATAAGGTGGGACAGAGAGgggggaacattcccagccatCCCGAACATCCCAGCACGTGGTGACGGGAGAAGCGTTCCCCGTCTGGACAGGGATGTGGGGAGAAGGACAGGGATACGGGGAGCAGCGTCATCTCCCCTGGAGCTGGAAAGAGGGAGGGAATTGCGGGGTGCCAGCCCCTCTGGCCGGGACCCCTCTGGCCaagccctcctgcagctggaggcagggacAGCCGGAGCTCGGCGCGCTGCCCATCCCAGGTGTAGCtggaagagggagaaggaaaagggaggggggaaTCCTGCTACCTCTCCACGGCAAAGCTGGCCGGCTTCTTCCTCGCGGGATACACCCTGCCCTGGCCGCTGGAGAGGAACAGGGACACACAGGCAGCCTGGAAGAGCAGCTCCACCAACATGACAGGCGGCTCCAGCACGTCCCGGCGCCCGCCTTCCCGCCTGCCTTCCCGCTGGCCCTtggccctgctcctcctcctcccgccgAGCCGGGAACAATGCGGGATTGGAGGGGGGCGAGAGCGGGGGGGTCGCCAG is drawn from Prinia subflava isolate CZ2003 ecotype Zambia chromosome 5, Cam_Psub_1.2, whole genome shotgun sequence and contains these coding sequences:
- the LOC134550719 gene encoding pepsin A-like isoform X2, with amino-acid sequence MKLLLLLLALVGLAQGLQTRVPLKKMKSLRQRLQEQGLLESFLEQHPSNLAAKYFPGIAVESLENYMDDEYFGTISIGTPPQEFTVVFDTGSSNLWVPSVFCSSPACRNHHRFNPAESSTFLSTNDTLFIAYGTGSMTGILGYDTVNVAGINVHNQIFGLAETEPGDFFYYTPFDGILGLAFPSIASSGATPVFDNMMIENLVDRHLFSVYLSRDGQDGSFVLFGAIDPYYTTRGISWIPLSAETYWQITMESVSISGAPVACSSGCQAIVDTGTTLLAVPTRAFRTLMRRLGASSSGEISCEAVRNLPNLIFHIHGREFPVPPRAYVIRSNGYCTLGLQGMDTPTEEGELWILGDVFIREYYVIFDRANNKVGLSPLP
- the LOC134550719 gene encoding pepsin A-like isoform X1, producing MKLLLLLLALVGLAQGLQTRVPLKKMKSLRQRLQEQGLLESFLEQHPSNLAAKYFPGIAVESLENYMDDEYFGTISIGTPPQEFTVVFDTGSSNLWVPSVFCSSPACRNHHRFNPAESSTFLSTNDTLFIAYGTGSMTGILGYDTVNVAGINVHNQIFGLAETEPGDFFYYTPFDGILGLAFPSIASSGATPVFDNMMIENLVDRHLFSVYLSRDGQDGSFVLFGAIDPYYTTRGISWIPLSAETYWQITMERYSQYSLPCSRCFGESRLTLHPSLPSVSISGAPVACSSGCQAIVDTGTTLLAVPTRAFRTLMRRLGASSSGEISCEAVRNLPNLIFHIHGREFPVPPRAYVIRSNGYCTLGLQGMDTPTEEGELWILGDVFIREYYVIFDRANNKVGLSPLP